From one Lolium rigidum isolate FL_2022 chromosome 4, APGP_CSIRO_Lrig_0.1, whole genome shotgun sequence genomic stretch:
- the LOC124650413 gene encoding pathogenesis-related protein STH-21-like — protein MVAGCVITEDCALAVSADRMWKVSCSSDALVKTCAGIFDSVDVEGDGGPGSVTTLTLSAAAAAAPGAGGRVVRSRVLVRDDMALVLRNEVLEGSKVSGQVKSQVTEVKFEAAGDGACVAKFKVEYERLDGGGALSAEKQAELIGGYLALMKIVETYLVANPTEYA, from the coding sequence ATGGTGGCTGGCTGCGTGATCACCGAGGATTGTGCCCTGGCGGTGTCCGCAGACCGGATGTGGAAGGTGTCCTGCTCCAGCGATGCCTTGGTTAAAACCTGCGCGGGCATCTTCGACTCCGTGGACGTGGAGGGCGACGGCGGCCCCGGCAGCGTTACCACCCTGACGCTCagcgcagcggcagcggcggccccAGGTGCGGGCGGCAGAGTGGTCAGGAGCCGTGTGTTGGTGCGCGACGACATGGCGCTGGTGCTAAGGAATGAGGTGTTGGAAGGCAGCAAGGTGAGCGGCCAGGTCAAGTCGCAGGTCACCGAGGTGAAGTTTGAGGCGGCCGGGGATGGCGCATGCGTGGCCAAATTCAAGGTGGAGTATGAGAGGCTTGACGGTGGTGGGGCACTGAGCGCGGAGAAACAGGCGGAGCTCATCGGGGGCTACCTCGCCCTGATGAAGATAGTTGAGACCTACCTCGTTGCCAACCCTACCGAGTACGCCTGA